From a single Miscanthus floridulus cultivar M001 chromosome 8, ASM1932011v1, whole genome shotgun sequence genomic region:
- the LOC136471863 gene encoding uncharacterized protein isoform X2 gives MAEVLGNGDLLHEILLPLGFPTCLVRAAAVCRRWLRLASDPAFVRRFRKLHPPHPLGFYLVTYCDRPFPRFVPLPQHPELAAVIHRGSFGLGQEVVSDCSSGHLVLSLNSGFAVRRPRFNLGGAQSPFQSYCPLPYKVPTVSSLEMCSSQWAMAAVCHTLCTNIGLRKDDMFNR, from the coding sequence ATGGCTGAGGTACTCGGCAACGGCGACCTCCTCCACGAAATCCTTCTCCCCCTCGGTTTCCCCACCTGCCTTGTCCGCGCCGCTGCCGTCTGCAGGCGCTGGCTCAGGCTCGCCTCTGACCCGGCCTTCGTCCGCCGCTTCCGCAAGCTCCACCCGCCCCACCCCCTCGGCTTCTACCTCGTCACCTACTGCGACCGCCCGTTCCCGCGATTCGTGCCGCTGCCGCAGCACCCGGAGCTCGCCGCTGTCATCCACCGCGGCAGCTTCGGACTGGGCCAGGAAGTGGTATCGGACTGCAGCAGCGGCCATCTCGTTCTCTCCCTCAACAGCGGATTTGCCGTGCGCCGCCCGCGCTTCAACCTGGGCGGGGCACAATCGCCCTTCCAAAGCTACTGCCCCCTGCCGTACAAGGTTCCTACAGTGTCTTCTCTCGAGATGTGTTCCTCACAGTGGGCGATGGCGGCAGTATGTCATACACTTTGCACG
- the LOC136471863 gene encoding uncharacterized protein isoform X1 has product MAEVLGNGDLLHEILLPLGFPTCLVRAAAVCRRWLRLASDPAFVRRFRKLHPPHPLGFYLVTYCDRPFPRFVPLPQHPELAAVIHRGSFGLGQEVVSDCSSGHLVLSLNSGFAVRRPRFNLGGAQSPFQSYCPLPYKVPTVSSLEMCSSQWAMAAVCHTLCTGSFILCSLQALLKR; this is encoded by the coding sequence ATGGCTGAGGTACTCGGCAACGGCGACCTCCTCCACGAAATCCTTCTCCCCCTCGGTTTCCCCACCTGCCTTGTCCGCGCCGCTGCCGTCTGCAGGCGCTGGCTCAGGCTCGCCTCTGACCCGGCCTTCGTCCGCCGCTTCCGCAAGCTCCACCCGCCCCACCCCCTCGGCTTCTACCTCGTCACCTACTGCGACCGCCCGTTCCCGCGATTCGTGCCGCTGCCGCAGCACCCGGAGCTCGCCGCTGTCATCCACCGCGGCAGCTTCGGACTGGGCCAGGAAGTGGTATCGGACTGCAGCAGCGGCCATCTCGTTCTCTCCCTCAACAGCGGATTTGCCGTGCGCCGCCCGCGCTTCAACCTGGGCGGGGCACAATCGCCCTTCCAAAGCTACTGCCCCCTGCCGTACAAGGTTCCTACAGTGTCTTCTCTCGAGATGTGTTCCTCACAGTGGGCGATGGCGGCAGTATGTCATACACTTTGCACG